A segment of the Oleidesulfovibrio alaskensis DSM 16109 genome:
TTCCCGCGTTGTTATGCGGCATTACCTCTTGCCGCCCTATACTCTTGAGGGTAGATACGGTAAAAAAAGTTTTCGCCCAAACCTGTCACCAGTATGTAGTGCACTGAATCATGCTAGAACTGCTTAGAATCCGAAATCTCGCGCTGATCGAAGATATGGAGCTGGAGTTCGCTCCCGGTATGAATGTACTCACCGGTGAAACCGGTGCCGGTAAAAGCTTTATCCTCAAGGCGCTCAATTTTCTTACCGGCGACAGATTGTCAGCCGACATCGTACGCGCCGGAGCTGATAAAGCCACGGTTGAGGCGTTGTTCGCCCTTTCCGACGGCGATCTTATCATCCGCAGAGAACTGACCGCCCACAGCGGACGCAGCCGTCTTTTTATCAACGACAAGCTGAGTTCGCAGGAAACCGTGCGCGACATGCGCTCTTCTCTTATCATCCATACAAGCCAGCACGGGCAGCAGAAACTGCTGCAACCCTCTTTTCAGGCTGCGTTGCTGGACACGTACATGAACCGCCCCGACCTGCTGGAGCAGCGGGACAGCCTGTTGCGCAGCCTGCGCAGCCTTGCCGAAGAAAAAGAAGCCCTGCATGAACGCAGCCGGTCGCTGGCCGACAGGCGGGAACTGCTGGAATTTCAGCAGCAGGAGATAGCCAAGGTTGACCCGCAGCCCGGTGAAGAGGATGCGCTGCTTGAACGTAAACGCCTGCTGCGGGGCCAGACTCAATCAAAGCAACTGGTTGAGGATGCGCTTTCGTGTCTTGGCGGGTACGAGGGAGGTATCATTCCCGCGCTGGGCACGCTGGAAAGCACTCTGCGCCAGCTGGCCGCGGCTCTGCCGGAATACGAGGAGGACGCAACCACCGTGTCCGGCTTCAGGCAGACGCTGCATGACATCGAAGGACGCCTGCGCCGTCAGCCCGTGCACGATGCAGACGAGGAAGATCTGGAAGAAATCGAAGCCCGGCTGTACGAACTTGCGCAACTGAAGCGCAAGCTCAAACGCTCGCTGGATGAGATTGTTGACCTGCAGCGGGAAATCGAGGAAAA
Coding sequences within it:
- a CDS encoding DNA repair protein RecN gives rise to the protein MLELLRIRNLALIEDMELEFAPGMNVLTGETGAGKSFILKALNFLTGDRLSADIVRAGADKATVEALFALSDGDLIIRRELTAHSGRSRLFINDKLSSQETVRDMRSSLIIHTSQHGQQKLLQPSFQAALLDTYMNRPDLLEQRDSLLRSLRSLAEEKEALHERSRSLADRRELLEFQQQEIAKVDPQPGEEDALLERKRLLRGQTQSKQLVEDALSCLGGYEGGIIPALGTLESTLRQLAAALPEYEEDATTVSGFRQTLHDIEGRLRRQPVHDADEEDLEEIEARLYELAQLKRKLKRSLDEIVDLQREIEENLSFLDSCGLDLKRIARQEQETREKLAALLEKLNPARRKAGEKLAADIVAELKGLGFSDQVQVRFTHTPHKLAENCIEEKAGMLWLPNPGQPPQPLDKIASGGELSRFLLAVVGLMAREESATLIFDEVDSGVGGLTLNSVAERLRSLASQRQMLLITHWPQLAAKAQRHFHVRKEVHDDATYTYCTALDAKGISNELSRMAGGGEQGEAFAGNLLTPHLQHR